In one window of Streptomyces roseofulvus DNA:
- the araD gene encoding L-ribulose-5-phosphate 4-epimerase AraD: MSRTVSEELRREVLEANLRIPRAGLATLTWGNVSGVDREAGVFVIKPSGVTYDVLTEEDLVVVSLADGSVVEGRLRPSTDTETHRSLYLAFPSIGGVTHTHSTHAVAFAQARRSIPVLGTTHADTFNGPVPVTDVLTPEQCATDYEYNTGQVIVDLLDRDDTRAREVPGALVAHHGPFTWGADATTSLEHAIVCEAVAEMALRTIALGTVEPPQHLLDRHFTRKHGPDAYYGNPSAT, from the coding sequence GTGAGCAGGACCGTTTCCGAGGAGCTGCGCCGGGAGGTGCTGGAGGCGAACCTCCGCATCCCCCGGGCCGGCCTCGCCACCCTCACCTGGGGCAACGTGAGCGGAGTGGACCGGGAAGCCGGCGTCTTCGTCATCAAGCCCTCGGGCGTGACCTACGACGTGCTGACCGAGGAGGACCTGGTCGTCGTCTCCCTGGCCGACGGGAGCGTGGTCGAGGGCCGGCTGCGGCCGTCCACCGACACGGAGACGCACCGGAGCCTCTACCTGGCCTTCCCCTCGATCGGCGGCGTCACCCACACGCACTCCACCCACGCCGTCGCCTTCGCACAGGCCCGGCGGTCGATACCGGTGCTCGGCACGACGCACGCGGACACCTTCAACGGTCCCGTCCCCGTCACCGACGTCCTCACCCCCGAGCAGTGCGCCACGGACTACGAGTACAACACCGGCCAGGTCATCGTGGACCTGCTGGACCGTGACGACACCCGGGCCCGGGAGGTCCCGGGCGCCCTGGTCGCCCACCACGGCCCCTTCACCTGGGGCGCGGACGCCACCACGTCCCTGGAGCACGCCATCGTCTGCGAGGCGGTGGCCGAGATGGCCCTGCGGACCATCGCCCTGGGCACGGTGGAGCCCCCGCAGCACCTCCTGGACCGCCACTTCACCCGCAAGCACGGCCCGGATGCGTACTACGGCAACCCCTCCGCCACCTGA
- the araB gene encoding ribulokinase: MTPHVPSGPAARQHPEACTIGVDFGTLSGRAVVVRVRDGAELGSAVHEYRHAVIEDRLPSTGAALPPDWALQHPEDWRDVLRTAVPAALADAGVDASRVIGIATDFTACTVLPTTPDGTPLALTPEWAERPHAWPKLWKHHAAQEQADRINALAHARGEKWIARYGGKISAEWQYAKALQVLEEDPAVYAACARWIEAADWIVWQLTGAESRNTCTAGYKGIHQDGAYPSPDYLAALHPDFADFPATRLEHPLSPLGSRVGGLSARAARWTGLPEGIAVAAGNVDAHVAAPAAGAVENGRMLAIMGTSTCHVLNGATLAEVPGICGVVDGGIVDGAYGYEAGQSAVGDIFAWWLRQGVPDHYRTEAEASGEDLHQLLTRKAADQPVGAHGLVALDWMNGNRSPLVDHHLSGVVAGLTLDTRPEDVYRALLESTAYGTRLIVETFESGGIPVEEFIVTGGLKKNPLLMQIYADVLRRSVSLGTSEQGPALGSAIHAAVAAGAHPDVRTAAAVMGSVRRHAYLPDPARADAYDALFAEYRALHEHFGTGADLLLHRLRRIRNTARAATTG, from the coding sequence GTGACCCCACACGTTCCTTCCGGTCCCGCAGCCCGCCAGCACCCCGAGGCATGCACCATCGGAGTCGACTTCGGCACCCTCTCCGGGCGTGCCGTCGTGGTCAGGGTCCGGGACGGCGCCGAGCTCGGTTCGGCGGTGCACGAGTACCGCCACGCCGTCATCGAGGACCGCCTCCCCTCCACCGGAGCGGCCCTGCCCCCGGACTGGGCCCTGCAGCACCCCGAGGACTGGCGCGACGTCCTGCGCACCGCCGTTCCGGCGGCGCTCGCCGACGCCGGAGTCGACGCGTCCCGCGTCATCGGCATCGCCACCGACTTCACCGCCTGCACGGTGCTGCCGACCACCCCGGACGGCACCCCGCTCGCCCTGACGCCCGAGTGGGCCGAGCGCCCGCACGCCTGGCCCAAGCTGTGGAAGCACCACGCGGCGCAGGAGCAGGCCGACCGCATCAACGCCCTCGCGCACGCCCGGGGCGAGAAGTGGATCGCCCGGTACGGCGGCAAGATCTCCGCCGAGTGGCAGTACGCCAAGGCCCTCCAGGTCCTGGAGGAGGACCCCGCCGTCTACGCCGCCTGCGCCCGCTGGATCGAGGCGGCCGACTGGATCGTCTGGCAGCTCACCGGCGCCGAGTCCCGCAACACCTGCACCGCCGGCTACAAGGGCATCCACCAGGACGGCGCCTACCCCTCCCCGGACTACCTGGCCGCGCTCCACCCGGACTTCGCGGACTTCCCCGCCACGCGCCTGGAGCACCCGCTGTCGCCCCTGGGCTCCCGCGTCGGCGGACTGAGCGCCAGGGCCGCCCGCTGGACCGGCCTTCCCGAAGGCATCGCCGTCGCCGCCGGCAACGTCGACGCCCACGTGGCCGCGCCCGCCGCGGGCGCCGTCGAGAACGGGCGGATGCTCGCGATCATGGGCACCTCCACCTGCCACGTCCTCAACGGCGCCACCCTCGCCGAGGTCCCCGGCATCTGCGGGGTCGTCGACGGCGGCATCGTCGACGGCGCCTACGGTTACGAGGCCGGCCAGAGCGCGGTCGGCGACATCTTCGCCTGGTGGCTCCGGCAGGGCGTCCCGGACCACTACCGCACCGAGGCCGAGGCGTCGGGCGAGGACCTGCACCAGCTCCTGACCCGCAAGGCCGCGGACCAGCCGGTCGGCGCGCACGGTCTCGTCGCCCTGGACTGGATGAACGGCAACCGTTCCCCCCTGGTCGACCACCACCTCTCCGGCGTCGTCGCCGGCCTCACCCTCGACACCCGGCCCGAGGACGTCTACCGGGCCCTGCTCGAATCCACCGCCTACGGCACCCGGTTGATCGTCGAGACCTTCGAGAGCGGCGGGATCCCCGTCGAGGAGTTCATCGTCACCGGCGGCCTGAAGAAGAACCCGCTGCTCATGCAGATCTACGCCGACGTGCTCCGCCGCTCCGTCTCCCTCGGCACCTCCGAGCAGGGGCCGGCCCTCGGCTCGGCCATCCACGCCGCCGTCGCCGCGGGCGCCCACCCCGACGTCCGGACCGCCGCCGCCGTCATGGGCAGCGTGCGGCGCCACGCGTACCTGCCCGACCCCGCGCGGGCGGACGCCTACGACGCGCTGTTCGCCGAGTACCGGGCCCTGCACGAGCACTTCGGCACCGGCGCCGACCTCCTGCTGCACCGCCTGCGGCGTATCCGCAACACCGCACGCGCCGCCACCACCGGCTGA
- the araA gene encoding L-arabinose isomerase has protein sequence MTLAQPDREIWFLTGSQDLYGEDTLAQVAEQSRAICDTLADRPQLTVRLVWKPVLTDAAAIRAVCLEANADDRCVGLIAWMHTFSPAKMWIAGLDALRKPLLHLHTQANRELPWSTIDMDFMNLNQAAHGDREFGFVQTRLGVPRKTVAGHVSTPEVVDRVAGWARAAVGRAELTTLRLARFGDNMRDVAVTEGDKVEAQLRFGVSVNTYGVNDLVAAVDAADESTVTALVKEYQDLYALAPELRPGGERHDSLRYAARVEAGLRTFLTEGGFRAFTTNFEDLGGLRQLPGLAVQRLMADGYGFGGEGDWKTSTLLRTLKAMAHGLPGGTSFMEDYTYDLTPGQELILGAHMLEVCPSITTSRPSCEIHPLGIGGREDPVRLVFDADPGPAVVVGLADMGDRFRLVANRIDVVAPPEPLPKLPVARAVWRPRPDLRTSTEAWLTAGAPHHTVLTTALVGEELDDLAEMLRTELAVIDEDTTVRRFTRELRWNQAYHRLAQSL, from the coding sequence ATGACGCTCGCCCAGCCCGACCGCGAGATCTGGTTTCTCACCGGCAGCCAGGACCTCTACGGCGAGGACACCCTGGCCCAGGTCGCCGAACAGTCCCGTGCCATCTGCGACACCCTCGCCGACCGGCCCCAGCTGACCGTCCGCCTGGTGTGGAAGCCCGTCCTCACCGACGCGGCCGCCATCCGCGCGGTCTGCCTGGAGGCCAACGCCGACGACCGCTGCGTCGGCCTGATCGCCTGGATGCACACCTTCTCCCCGGCCAAGATGTGGATCGCCGGCCTCGACGCCCTCCGCAAGCCCCTGCTGCACCTGCACACCCAGGCCAACCGCGAACTGCCCTGGTCCACCATCGACATGGACTTCATGAACCTGAACCAGGCCGCCCACGGCGACCGCGAGTTCGGCTTCGTCCAGACCCGCCTCGGCGTCCCGCGCAAGACCGTGGCCGGCCACGTCTCCACCCCCGAGGTCGTCGACCGCGTCGCCGGGTGGGCCCGCGCCGCCGTCGGCCGCGCCGAACTCACCACCCTCAGACTCGCCCGGTTCGGCGACAACATGCGCGACGTCGCCGTCACCGAGGGCGACAAGGTAGAGGCGCAGCTGCGGTTCGGTGTCTCGGTCAACACCTACGGCGTCAACGACCTCGTCGCCGCGGTCGACGCCGCCGACGAGTCCACCGTCACCGCCCTCGTCAAGGAGTACCAGGACCTCTACGCCCTCGCCCCCGAGCTGCGGCCCGGCGGCGAGCGCCACGACTCGCTGCGCTACGCGGCCCGTGTCGAAGCCGGTCTGCGCACCTTCCTCACGGAAGGCGGATTCCGTGCCTTCACCACCAACTTCGAGGACCTCGGCGGCCTGCGCCAGCTGCCCGGGCTCGCCGTGCAGCGCCTGATGGCGGACGGCTACGGCTTCGGCGGCGAAGGGGACTGGAAGACCTCCACCCTGCTGCGCACCCTGAAGGCGATGGCCCACGGCCTGCCCGGCGGCACCTCCTTCATGGAGGACTACACCTACGACCTGACGCCCGGTCAGGAGCTCATCCTGGGCGCCCACATGCTGGAGGTCTGTCCCTCGATCACGACGTCGAGGCCCAGCTGCGAGATCCATCCCCTCGGCATCGGCGGACGCGAGGACCCGGTCCGCCTCGTCTTCGACGCCGACCCCGGTCCGGCCGTCGTCGTCGGTCTCGCCGACATGGGCGACCGGTTCCGCCTCGTCGCCAACCGCATCGACGTCGTCGCCCCGCCCGAGCCGCTGCCCAAGCTCCCCGTCGCCCGCGCCGTCTGGCGGCCCCGCCCCGATCTGCGTACCTCCACCGAGGCGTGGCTGACGGCGGGAGCGCCCCACCACACCGTCCTGACCACCGCGCTGGTCGGGGAGGAGCTCGACGACCTCGCCGAGATGCTGCGGACCGAACTCGCCGTCATCGACGAGGACACCACCGTCCGGCGGTTCACGCGCGAGCTGCGCTGGAACCAGGCGTACCACCGACTGGCCCAGAGCCTGTGA